A region from the Lemur catta isolate mLemCat1 chromosome 7, mLemCat1.pri, whole genome shotgun sequence genome encodes:
- the NXPE4 gene encoding NXPE family member 4 gives MTLSLSAQQKQDGNQCSSQGIARILILKTRMTNYKPLLVLMFVLASWITFTVFQNATKLWTALNLPISLHQWNLITKASWPEASLCPVISAAETELRIKAIVEKLDQQIPPRPFAHVNTTTSAAHSTATILNPRHTYCRGDQLDVLLEARDHLGRRKQYGGDFLRARMSSPALKAGASGRVTDFNNGTYLVSFTLFWEGQVSLSVLLIHPSEGVSALWRARNQGYDRVIFTGQFSSGASQVNTDCALVLNSSAELCQYLDAQDQEAFYCVRPQHLPCATLTYMHSKNKNVSYLSKQEKSLFERSNMGVEILENFNVISVSKCNRETVPMKEKCKPGMTSTVPSGHVWKNTWNPASCSLATVEMNKCLRGKSVYLLGDSTVRQWMEYFKTSIRTLKSVDLHESGKLQHQLAVDLDRNINIQWQKHGYPLIGSITYSVKEIEYIARAIDRTGGEKNTVIVISLGQHFRPFPIDVFIRRVLNVHKAVRRLLLRSPDTMVVIKAENIREMHNDVERFSDFHGYIQYLVIKDIFQDLNVGLIDAWDITIAYGTNNVHPPEYVVRNEVNVFLNYIC, from the exons TTATGGACTGCACTCAACTTGCCCATCTCCCTCCATCAGTGGAATCTTATCACAAAGGCCTCATGGCCTGAAGCATCACTGTGTCCAGTAATTTCAGCAGCAGAGACTGAGCTGCGAATAAAGGCAATCGTGGAGAAACTAGACCAGCAGATCCCGCCCAGACCTTTCGCCCACGTGAACACCACCACCAGCGCCGCACACAGCACAGCCACCATCCTCAACCCTCGACACACCTACTGCAGGGGGGACCAGCTAGACGTCCTGCTGGAGGCCAGGGACCACTTAGGACGCAGGAAGCAATATGGCGGGGATTTCCTGAGGGCCAGGATGTCCTCCCCAGCCCTGAAGGCAGGAGCTTCAGGAAGGGTGACCGACTTCAACAACGGCACCTACCTTGTCAGCTTCACTCTGTTCTGGGAGGGCCAAGTCTCCCTGTCTGTCCTGCTCATCCACCCCAGCGAAGGGGTGTCGGCTCTCTGGAGGGCAAGGAACCAAGGGTACGACAGGGTAATCTTCACCGGCCAGTTTTCCAGTGGCGCCTCCCAGGTCAACACTGATTGTGCCCTGGTTTTAAACTCAAGTGCTGAACTGTGCCAGTACCTGGATGCTCAAGACCAAGAAGCCTTTTATTGTGTGAGGCCTCAACACTTGCCCTGTGCTACACTCACCTACATGCATTCCAAGAACAAAAATGTTTCTTATCTTAGCAAACAAGAAAAGAGCCTCTTTGAAAG GTCAAATATGGGTGTAGAGATTTTGGAAAACTTCAATGTGATTAGTGTCTCCAAATGTAACA GAGAAACAGTTCCAATGAAAGAGAAATGCAAGCCTGGAATGACGTCCACAGTCCCCAGTGGGCATGTCTGGAAAAACACATGGAATCCTGCCTCCTGTAGTTTGGCTACAGTTGAAATGAACAAATGCCTGAGAGGAAAATCCGTATATCTACTGGGAGATTCCACAGTCCGCCAGTGGATGGAATACTTCAAAACCAGTATCAGAA CATTGAAGTCAGTGGATCTGCATGAGTCCGGAAAACTGCAACACCAACTTGCTGTGGACTTGGATAGGAATATCAACATCCAGTGGCAAAAACATGGTTACCCCTTGATTGGATCAATAACCTATTCAGTCAAAGAGATTGAATACATCGCCCGGGCCATTGACAGAactggaggagaaaaaaatactgtcatCGTTATTTCTCTGGGCCAGCATTTCAGACCCTTCCCCATTGATGTTTTTATCCGAAGGGTCCTCAATGTCCACAAGGCTGTTCGGCGTCTTCTTCTGAGAAGCCCAGACACTATGGTTgtcatcaaagcagaaaacatcAGGGAGATGCACAATGATGTGGAGCGCTTTAGTGACTTTCATGGGTACATTCAATATCTTGTCATAAAGGACATTTTCCAGGATCTCAATGTGGGCCTCATTGATGCCTGGGATATAACAATTGCATATGGTACAAATAACGTACACCCTCCTGAATATGTAGTCAGAAATGAggttaatgtatttttaaactatatttgcTAG